GCTGCGCCATAATCCCAAACGCTTACCCCTGAAATCCTCAAGGGAATTGATCCCATTGGATTTTTTGCCCACAAGGTAAACGGAGTTTTTCTGATTGATCTGGGCGATGTTTACAATCTTGGTTTGCTCCCTACACAGATCCAGAGCATTCAACAGATCTACGTGAACAATGTCCCCGTGTCCTTGTAACAGTGCATCAACCGCTGGTTCCGTGAGTAGAACACTCTGAAGCTGCACATCCAAACCATGTTGAGCATAAAGTCCCTTGTGTATTGCCATATATACACCGGCAAACTGCGCTTGAGTCTGCCATTTGGGACGAAACCGAATTGGAAATAGAGATGTACTATCGGACGCAGCTTTAGGATATGTCAGTTCATCTCTGCTATCTGATTTCTGAGTCTTGCATGAAAACATCAGCCCAAATAGAATAAGCATCACCAAGATTCGCTTCTGAACATCCATCTTCTGGTTCCTTTCTTTGGTAATCACGGATAATTGATATGTAATTCGACCGGTTTGCAGACCGTTCTATCCAATCCCAATTAAAAACCTAAAAGGGAGTACTCTCCCGCTAGAAGACAATATGGATAGATGAAGCTTTGGTGCAACTATAATCTTGAGTAAAACTGACTCTACTGTGGAAAATAATCTACGCTGTTTGATAACTCTTAATCATCAAACAAGATAGACACAGCATAAGCAACTGGAATCTTCCCTTTGGCTACCTGTTCCCGCAGTTCCGGTAGCTTCACTTTGATCTGGGGAGATTGGAAAAAGCGGCTTAAGACAGCTTCCGAAATAAGGTCTTCAAACCATGCAGCAGTTTGGGAAAGACGCCGTTGCTCAAAGACCCCTGAATCTCCGGTCTTTTCACAGAATTCGGTAATAGTACGCCAAATCGCATCAATGCCGGCTCCGGTACGGGCAGAGCAGATTTGGGCTTTGGTTTGCCAGCCTTTGGTAGCATTGCGGATGTAGTGTAAAGCGTTGTTGAATTCCCGCTCTGCCACTTTTGCCCGAGGCAGATTGTCGCCATCAGCCTTGTTTACCACGATCAGATCCGCAAGCTCCATGATTCCCTTTTTAATGCCCTGCAGTTCGTCTCCGGCTCCGGTGATCTGCATCAGAAGGAAGAAATCTACCATTGACCGCACAGTGATCTCGCTCTGCCCCACGCCCACCGTTTCGATGAGAATTACATCAAAACCTGCAGCTTCGCAGATCACTATACTCTCTCTAGTTTTCCGTGCTACTCCGCCCAATATTCCCGAAGAAGGAGAAGGACGAATAAAGCTGGAAGGATGGCGGGAGAGCTCTTCCATCCTGGTTTTATCGCCTAATATGCTTCCTTTGGAGAGGCTGGAGGAAGGATCAATCGCCAGTACAGCCACTTTCTTGCCCTGCTCGATCAGATACATACCAAAGCGCTCGATGAAGCTGCTTTTGCCCACTCCGGGTACTCCGGTGATGCCGATGCGAATGGACTTTCCTGAAACAGGCAGGAGCCTCTTCAGAAGCTCCTGCGCTACCTCGAAATGCTTTGGAGAATTACTCTCTACCAGGGTGATCGCGCGGGAAAGGATGGTGCGATTGTCGGCTTTGACTCCGGCTTCCAAAGCATCCAGATCCCAGATTTTGCGCGCATGTGCTTTTCCGGGTTGAGCTGTGGACTCCCTTTTGAACACCACGGAGCTGGCAAAAGCCTCTCCGGCTCCATTGGGAGTCCATTCCGGTTTGCGTTTATCCATTGCTTTCCATCAGTTTTTCCATCATCTTAGTAGCGGCTGTGGGCAGATGAGTGCCCGGGCCAAAGATCGCTGCAGCACCATGTTGATACAGATAGTCATAATCCGCTTGAGGTATCACACCACCCACTATCACCATAATATCTTCCCGCTGCAGTTTCTTCAGCTCTTCCATCAATTGCGGTAGCAGCGTCTTGTGACCTGCTGCCAATGAACTCATACCAATGATGTGCACATCGTTTTCCACTGCCTGACGCGCGGTCTCTTCCGGAGTTTGGAACAGCGGTCCCATATCCACGTCGAAACCCATATCAGCATAAGCTGTTGCCACAACCTTCGCTCCGCGATCGTGCCCATCCTGCCCCATCTTGGCTATCAGGATGCGTGGTCTGCGGCCTTCTTGTTCGGCAAATTGATCGGTGAGGGCTCTTACTTTCTCGATTTCATCCATATTTGCGTACTCCCTGCTATATACGTTACTGATCAGTTTGATTTCAGCTTGATGGCGGCCAAAGACCTTTTCCATGGCATCGGAAATTTCTCCCAAAGAGGCTCTAGCGCGAGCCGCATCGATTGCCAATTCCAAAAGGTTCTGATTCTTATCTCCAGCGGCTTTGGTGATGGCGGCCAGGCATTGCTGAACCTTGGTCTCATCACGATTTTTGCGCAGCAATTTCAAACGTGCCAATTGCGCGCTGCGAACTGCTGAATTGTCCACTTCCAATGTCTCGATAGGATCTTCCTTATCCAAGCGGTATTTATTTACTCCCACGATGGTATCGGCCTTGCTGTCGATCTTTGCCTGCCGGCGCGCTGAAGCTTCTTCGATGCGCATCTTGGGCAATCCAGTATGTATGGCTTTGGCCATTCCACCCAGGCTTTCCACTTCCATGATGTGATCCCAGGCACGATGCATCAGGTCATGAGTAAGGGATTCCACATAGTAGGAACCTGCCCAGGGATCGATCACCTTGCATATTCCGGTCTCGTGCTGCAGATAGAGTTGGGTATTGCGTGCAATACGAGCAGAGAAATCCGTTGGCAATGCGATGGCTTCGTCCAGCGAATTGGTATGCAGGCTTTGGGTGTGTCCCATTGTAGCTGCCAGCGCTTCAACACAGGTGCGGGCAACATTGTTGAAGGGATCCTGTTCGGTGAGGCTCCAGCCCGAAGTTTGCGAGTGGGTTCTAAGAGCCATGGACTTCGGATTCTTGGGATTGAATCCTTTGATGATCTTTGCCCACAGCATCCGCGCACTACGCAGTTTGGCAATCTCCATAAAGTAATTCATGCCTTCTGCCCAGAAGAAGGATAGGCGCGGCGCAAAAACGTCGATATCAATCCCCGCAGCTATTCCGGTGCGGGCATACTCCAAGCCATCCGCCAAAGTATATGCCATTTCCAGATCGGCGGTAGCGCCGGCTTCGTGCATATGATATCCGGAGATGCTGATGCTGTTGAATTTGGGCATCTTGCGGGAAGTATAGCTAAAGATATCCGCGATGAGGCGCATGGAGGCTTCCGGAGGATAGATGTAGGTATTTCGCACCATATACTCTTTCAGAATGTCATTTTGGATGGTGCCATTCAGTTGTTCCGGCTTCACTCCCTGTTCTTCCGCAGCTACGATGTAGAAGGCCATTATTGGAATCACAGCTCCGTTCATGGTCATCGATACGCTCATCTGATCCAGCGGAATCTTGTCGAAGAGAATCTTCATATCCAGGATGCTGTCCACCGCCACACCTGCCTTGCCCACATCTACTATTACTCGGGGATGATCGGAGTCATAACCACGGTGTGTAGCCAGATCAAAGGCTATCGACAGACCCTTTTGCCCCATCGCCAGATTGCGGCGGTAGAAGGCATTGGATTCTTCCGCTGTGGAAAAGCCTGCATATTGGCGGATAGTCCAGGGACGCTGCACATACATGCTTGGATATGGTCCGCGTAAATAGGGCGCTAAACCGCTCAGATAATCCAGATGCTCCACCTTGTCGAGGTCTTCCGCTCTATACAAGGGCTTCACGATAATCTGTTCATTGGTATGCCAGTCTTTCTTTAGATCAATTCTGGAATCGTTGTTCGCTCCAAGTTCTTTAAAGTTTGGATTCAAGCTCGTGAAATCAGGTTTCATCAGATCACCTCCAGTTTGCGGGCCAGGTCTTTCAGCGTATCGTAAGCATTGGCGCGAATATGGATAAACAGGTCTATACCGTGTTCTTTATATTCTTCCACCTTATCCGCGGGATAACCTGCCAAAATCAGGATTGAGGGTTTCAGTTCTTTGCAGAGCGGCGCTACGATCTCCTCGTACTTGGCATCCGTAGAACAGATGCAGAAGGCATCGGCATGGCTGTCTTTCGCTGCTATGATCGCTTCCGGAACTGTATTGAATGCCATATCCCCCAATACATCATAACCTGCCATCTGGAAGAATCCGCTG
This sequence is a window from Candidatus Cloacimonadota bacterium. Protein-coding genes within it:
- the meaB gene encoding methylmalonyl Co-A mutase-associated GTPase MeaB, giving the protein MDKRKPEWTPNGAGEAFASSVVFKRESTAQPGKAHARKIWDLDALEAGVKADNRTILSRAITLVESNSPKHFEVAQELLKRLLPVSGKSIRIGITGVPGVGKSSFIERFGMYLIEQGKKVAVLAIDPSSSLSKGSILGDKTRMEELSRHPSSFIRPSPSSGILGGVARKTRESIVICEAAGFDVILIETVGVGQSEITVRSMVDFFLLMQITGAGDELQGIKKGIMELADLIVVNKADGDNLPRAKVAEREFNNALHYIRNATKGWQTKAQICSARTGAGIDAIWRTITEFCEKTGDSGVFEQRRLSQTAAWFEDLISEAVLSRFFQSPQIKVKLPELREQVAKGKIPVAYAVSILFDD
- the scpA gene encoding methylmalonyl-CoA mutase produces the protein MKPDFTSLNPNFKELGANNDSRIDLKKDWHTNEQIIVKPLYRAEDLDKVEHLDYLSGLAPYLRGPYPSMYVQRPWTIRQYAGFSTAEESNAFYRRNLAMGQKGLSIAFDLATHRGYDSDHPRVIVDVGKAGVAVDSILDMKILFDKIPLDQMSVSMTMNGAVIPIMAFYIVAAEEQGVKPEQLNGTIQNDILKEYMVRNTYIYPPEASMRLIADIFSYTSRKMPKFNSISISGYHMHEAGATADLEMAYTLADGLEYARTGIAAGIDIDVFAPRLSFFWAEGMNYFMEIAKLRSARMLWAKIIKGFNPKNPKSMALRTHSQTSGWSLTEQDPFNNVARTCVEALAATMGHTQSLHTNSLDEAIALPTDFSARIARNTQLYLQHETGICKVIDPWAGSYYVESLTHDLMHRAWDHIMEVESLGGMAKAIHTGLPKMRIEEASARRQAKIDSKADTIVGVNKYRLDKEDPIETLEVDNSAVRSAQLARLKLLRKNRDETKVQQCLAAITKAAGDKNQNLLELAIDAARARASLGEISDAMEKVFGRHQAEIKLISNVYSREYANMDEIEKVRALTDQFAEQEGRRPRILIAKMGQDGHDRGAKVVATAYADMGFDVDMGPLFQTPEETARQAVENDVHIIGMSSLAAGHKTLLPQLMEELKKLQREDIMVIVGGVIPQADYDYLYQHGAAAIFGPGTHLPTAATKMMEKLMESNG